A genomic window from Luteolibacter sp. LG18 includes:
- a CDS encoding SGNH/GDSL hydrolase family protein, with amino-acid sequence MSGKWISMLAATAMVALPAEGLPLRILSIGDSLTEEYAFELTFSAPDSNQTNANVRNWPELLRIYRPTEASLGPYEPTGFSYADLRNAGHEWNFGIPGMTIRNWVILLGTDDPFNPPSGEALGYGYYATRSALIDQLPSAEVVVIVLGSNDLKQDYNDIFNGTEPANFYTNITNRLSAIHTWVRQRRPTVPMVIATIPDVGATPVIANTYSDPVRRASARAKIATLNQNIINLAGTKTLTTVARLDQLSDRVFDEIPFQLNGTVFTLAGNPENPPDRVFCKDNFHAATVAQALITNKILGACSTITGRATTPFPNREILQILGLNPDAPYNTWAATWPGLGAQTADDDRDGIPNLVEYTLGTSPRLTSSPFQFPTPTTLRFGTSSPALRYASLTVTESTNLTAWSPVPTNRITVGVDGTWTIAPSGASKTFYRLTASPLP; translated from the coding sequence ATGTCCGGCAAATGGATCTCCATGCTCGCCGCAACCGCGATGGTCGCCCTCCCCGCAGAGGGCTTGCCGCTGCGCATCCTCTCGATCGGCGACAGCCTCACCGAGGAATACGCCTTCGAACTCACCTTCAGCGCGCCGGATTCGAACCAAACGAACGCGAACGTCCGCAACTGGCCCGAGCTACTCCGGATCTACCGCCCCACCGAGGCCAGCCTCGGTCCCTACGAGCCCACCGGCTTCTCCTACGCCGACCTCCGCAATGCCGGGCACGAGTGGAACTTCGGCATCCCCGGCATGACCATCCGGAACTGGGTCATCCTGCTGGGCACCGATGATCCCTTCAATCCCCCCTCCGGCGAAGCACTCGGCTACGGCTACTACGCCACCCGTAGCGCGCTGATCGACCAACTTCCCTCCGCCGAGGTGGTGGTGATCGTTCTCGGATCGAACGACCTGAAACAGGACTACAATGACATCTTCAATGGCACCGAGCCCGCCAATTTCTACACCAACATCACCAACCGCCTCTCCGCGATCCACACCTGGGTCCGCCAGCGCCGCCCCACCGTGCCGATGGTGATCGCCACCATCCCGGACGTGGGTGCCACCCCGGTGATCGCGAACACCTACAGCGATCCCGTCCGCCGCGCCTCGGCCCGCGCCAAGATCGCCACCCTCAACCAGAACATCATCAACCTCGCCGGCACCAAGACCCTGACCACCGTCGCCCGGCTGGACCAGCTCTCGGACCGAGTCTTCGACGAGATCCCCTTCCAGCTCAACGGCACGGTGTTCACCCTCGCCGGAAACCCCGAGAACCCGCCGGACCGCGTGTTCTGCAAGGACAACTTCCACGCCGCCACCGTCGCGCAAGCCCTGATCACAAACAAGATCCTGGGAGCCTGTTCGACGATCACCGGCCGGGCCACCACCCCGTTTCCGAACCGCGAGATCCTCCAGATCCTCGGACTGAACCCGGACGCCCCCTACAACACCTGGGCCGCCACCTGGCCGGGCCTCGGCGCGCAAACCGCCGACGACGACCGCGATGGCATCCCGAACCTCGTGGAATACACCCTCGGCACCTCGCCGCGCCTGACCTCGTCCCCGTTCCAATTTCCCACCCCCACCACCCTGCGCTTCGGCACCTCCAGCCCCGCGCTGCGCTACGCCTCGCTCACGGTCACGGAATCCACCAATCTCACCGCATGGTCCCCCGTCCCCACCAACCGCATCACCGTAGGCGTCGACGGCACTTGGACCATCGCCCCCTCCGGCGCCTCGAAAACGTTCTACCGCCTGACCGCCTCGCCCCTCCCATAA
- a CDS encoding MarR family transcriptional regulator has product MSAEAETLKQAREDFVTQWGALGTQWGINRTMAQIHALLMTAMDPLTTDEVMEELRISRGNAHTNLKELVAWGLVRIVAKKGERKEFFEAEKDVWQIFSIVTRERKRREIDPAMALLAKCSESTVDMKSAEGKAFHDQIRQLEEFIGFASKVADKVSRMKHGFAVQIAAKLLG; this is encoded by the coding sequence ATGAGTGCCGAAGCCGAAACCCTGAAGCAAGCCCGCGAGGACTTCGTGACGCAGTGGGGCGCGCTCGGCACCCAGTGGGGGATCAACCGCACGATGGCGCAGATCCACGCGCTGCTCATGACGGCGATGGATCCGCTCACCACCGACGAGGTGATGGAGGAGCTGCGCATCAGCCGCGGCAATGCCCACACCAACCTCAAGGAACTGGTGGCCTGGGGGCTGGTCCGCATCGTGGCGAAAAAGGGGGAGCGGAAGGAGTTTTTCGAAGCGGAGAAGGATGTGTGGCAGATTTTCAGCATCGTGACGAGGGAGCGGAAGCGCCGCGAAATCGATCCCGCGATGGCCCTGCTCGCGAAGTGCTCGGAAAGCACGGTCGACATGAAGTCGGCCGAGGGAAAGGCGTTCCACGACCAGATCCGCCAACTCGAGGAATTCATCGGCTTCGCCTCCAAGGTGGCCGACAAGGTTTCCCGCATGAAGCATGGCTTCGCGGTGCAGATAGCCGCCAAGCTGCTGGGATGA
- a CDS encoding DUF393 domain-containing protein: MNTLTVFFDARCGLCCRFRRWLMTQPARVSIRFVPYNSEEALQLFPRIREVRADREVVVLADDGRWWQGPGAWLTCLWATRDYIAWSYRLAAPVFQPLVVKAVGLISENRLRLSTFLNLSTDDELEDFIRQTVTPDCDQGGCGLPPALPRVSFPEPLTPVDR; encoded by the coding sequence ATGAACACGCTCACTGTCTTCTTCGATGCCCGCTGCGGGCTGTGCTGTCGGTTCCGCCGGTGGCTCATGACCCAGCCCGCGCGGGTGTCGATCCGCTTCGTGCCCTACAACTCGGAGGAGGCCCTGCAGCTCTTTCCCCGCATCCGCGAGGTGCGGGCGGACCGGGAGGTGGTGGTGCTCGCCGACGATGGCCGCTGGTGGCAGGGGCCGGGGGCCTGGCTGACCTGCCTGTGGGCCACCCGCGACTACATCGCTTGGTCTTACCGGCTGGCGGCTCCGGTGTTCCAGCCGTTGGTGGTCAAGGCCGTCGGCCTGATTTCGGAGAACCGCCTGCGACTCTCCACCTTTCTGAACCTCTCCACGGATGACGAACTGGAGGATTTCATTCGCCAAACCGTCACTCCGGATTGCGATCAAGGCGGATGCGGCTTGCCGCCCGCGCTGCCACGCGTTTCCTTTCCCGAACCCCTCACTCCCGTCGATCGATGA